From the Comamonas odontotermitis genome, one window contains:
- a CDS encoding TRAP transporter large permease, with the protein MEFIATNYAPIMFAGLIVFLLLGFPVAFSLGAAGLTFGFIGIEMGVFPSSVMAWLPQRLIGIMANDTLLAVPFFTLMGLILERSGMAEDLLDTVGQVFGPIRGGLALAVIFVGALLAATTGVVAASVISMGLISLPIMLRYGYDRRLASGVIAASGTLAQIIPPSLVLILMADQLGKSVGDMYKGAFIPGFMLMGLYVVWVMFLAIFKPKMVPALPVEARIYREANGNAGYTSLIVVMGISTVVALFLASHMADIHTWWQGKEITEVATDEKIVTAMCGGTFIAFVLASFNRIFKLGLLSKLAERVTFVLIPPLLLIFLVLGTIFLGIATPTEGGAMGAMAALIMGFARKRLNMTLLKQALGSTTKLASFVMFIMIGATTFSLVFQAADGPKWVEHLLTSLPGGQTGFLIVVNIMIFFLAFFLDYFELSFIVVPLLGPVAEKMGIDLIWFGVLLAVNMQTSFMHPPFGFALFFLRSVAPDKQYVDRVTHKVIEPVTTMQIYKGAVPFVLIQLVMVGVLIAFPGIVTGAVDKPVAVDMNKVNAEMMEQLNDAGAGYGAENPFAAPGGDGGYGSDAPSINGEPPAPGVAAPGAIAPAAPAADGSYGSDDPAKLLQDAASSAAPASK; encoded by the coding sequence ATGGAATTTATCGCTACCAACTACGCCCCGATCATGTTCGCGGGGCTCATCGTCTTCCTGCTGCTGGGCTTTCCGGTTGCGTTCAGCCTGGGGGCTGCGGGCCTCACCTTCGGCTTCATCGGCATCGAAATGGGCGTCTTTCCGTCGTCCGTCATGGCCTGGCTGCCCCAGCGCCTGATCGGCATCATGGCCAACGACACCTTGCTGGCCGTGCCGTTCTTTACCCTGATGGGCCTGATCCTGGAGCGCTCCGGCATGGCCGAAGACCTGCTGGATACCGTGGGCCAGGTGTTTGGCCCCATCCGCGGCGGTCTGGCGCTGGCGGTGATCTTTGTGGGCGCCCTGCTGGCAGCCACCACCGGCGTGGTTGCTGCATCGGTGATCTCAATGGGCCTGATCTCGCTGCCCATCATGCTGCGCTACGGCTATGACCGGCGCCTGGCTTCGGGCGTGATTGCAGCATCCGGCACCCTGGCGCAGATCATTCCGCCCTCGCTGGTGCTGATTCTGATGGCAGACCAGTTGGGCAAGAGCGTGGGAGACATGTACAAGGGCGCCTTCATCCCAGGCTTCATGCTGATGGGGCTGTACGTGGTCTGGGTCATGTTCCTGGCCATCTTCAAGCCCAAGATGGTGCCAGCCCTGCCCGTCGAGGCACGCATCTACCGTGAAGCCAATGGCAACGCAGGCTATACCTCGCTGATTGTCGTGATGGGTATTTCGACCGTGGTGGCCCTCTTCCTGGCCAGCCACATGGCCGACATCCACACCTGGTGGCAAGGCAAGGAAATCACCGAAGTCGCCACTGACGAAAAGATCGTTACCGCCATGTGCGGCGGCACCTTCATCGCCTTCGTGCTGGCATCGTTCAACCGCATCTTCAAACTGGGCCTGCTGTCCAAGCTTGCAGAGCGCGTGACCTTTGTGCTGATTCCCCCGCTGCTGCTCATCTTCCTGGTGCTGGGCACCATTTTCCTGGGCATCGCAACGCCTACCGAAGGCGGTGCCATGGGTGCGATGGCAGCCCTCATCATGGGTTTTGCCCGCAAGCGTCTGAACATGACCCTGCTCAAGCAGGCGCTGGGCTCCACCACCAAGCTGGCCAGCTTCGTGATGTTCATCATGATTGGCGCTACCACCTTCAGTCTGGTCTTCCAGGCGGCCGACGGCCCCAAGTGGGTGGAACATCTGCTGACCAGCCTTCCCGGCGGTCAGACTGGGTTCTTGATCGTGGTCAACATCATGATCTTCTTCCTGGCCTTCTTCCTGGACTACTTCGAGTTGTCGTTCATCGTGGTGCCGCTGCTTGGTCCCGTGGCCGAAAAAATGGGCATCGACCTGATCTGGTTCGGCGTGCTGCTGGCCGTCAACATGCAGACCTCGTTCATGCACCCACCATTCGGTTTTGCACTGTTCTTCCTGCGTTCGGTGGCACCTGACAAGCAGTATGTGGACCGTGTGACGCACAAGGTGATCGAGCCGGTGACCACCATGCAGATCTACAAGGGAGCCGTTCCCTTTGTGCTGATCCAGCTGGTGATGGTGGGCGTTCTGATCGCGTTCCCCGGCATCGTGACGGGCGCTGTCGACAAACCAGTGGCCGTGGACATGAACAAGGTCAACGCAGAAATGATGGAGCAGTTGAACGACGCCGGTGCTGGCTACGGGGCAGAGAACCCGTTTGCAGCCCCTGGCGGCGATGGCGGCTATGGTTCGGACGCGCCCAGCATCAACGGCGAGCCTCCAGCGCCTGGGGTCGCTGCTCCGGGAGCCATCGCTCCTGCCGCACCTGCTGCTGACGGCAGCTACGGCTCGGACGATCCCGCCAAGCTCTTGCAGGACGCAGCCTCCAGCGCTGCACCTGCAAGCAAGTAA
- a CDS encoding tripartite tricarboxylate transporter substrate-binding protein yields MKRLYLVAALLWLGIALGQVHAAPPSYADLYADPGRAMPMQANWQLQPVTGQVGQVQPWKDIFAFTVGIDPRLMERLRWLGLNPGKNSALAPALFNAQSGQTLFLSSAARSFCDGRWQVVRMDYVSASSINDTLQPGFKVWLVERKPGGGLRSTTAYGRIDSQGRWAVPPVTCDGLDPRYVDSPFAISYLSPDGGEQMASDLHIDKVYAQPGLRNAQGQWLPPVPPLDITTAQWMAYRKQIVTPGSSGTGLIDARGRMVIPFIFGNLPDATAQKRIQLCTSGGWDSQRHTDTSRVCRWQRLHGSHGGAALRPVKDVNTNRWGYQDAQGQWVIAPQFHEARQFRHGYAIVAGAFPEDWRPPGWQDDWPMIRKFHRVGRYWAAEALVRNASTDGQWAIRFGLMNDAGQWLVPAPQPTLHITVIFPPGGRSDHYAQMLAKHLPNLLGRNVQVDHKPPATLADYRLLTMEGGNAKVWLGAMMLPRGGIKGLHQGPSIDTLLQSLHPVTLLASEPLVLVIDSEKADTLGIHSTDDLLAYARAHPGSLRIATGDDGWIGHLAFGLLRSMSGVDMQRVVYKRMYPDSDVITKEHAVELLFAPANGVKVAIERGQLRVLGTTANPAHPQSYRGVQWPTLASNASLAGYTVYDHFSLWAPADSDSASNRILQEAVAQVLAKPEVRDYLRDIQAVGGGGPPEALLELEHQEYEHWMRALSSSTR; encoded by the coding sequence ATGAAGCGTCTGTATCTCGTCGCCGCCCTGTTGTGGCTCGGCATCGCCCTGGGTCAGGTCCATGCAGCGCCGCCGAGTTACGCCGACCTCTATGCCGATCCTGGCCGTGCCATGCCCATGCAAGCGAACTGGCAATTGCAGCCGGTGACCGGGCAAGTCGGGCAGGTGCAGCCGTGGAAAGACATTTTCGCGTTCACGGTCGGCATTGACCCCCGCCTGATGGAGCGGTTGCGTTGGCTAGGCCTCAATCCGGGCAAAAACAGCGCGCTGGCCCCCGCGCTGTTCAACGCGCAGAGCGGACAAACGCTTTTTCTGTCCTCGGCAGCTCGTAGCTTCTGCGATGGCCGCTGGCAGGTTGTCCGGATGGACTATGTCAGCGCCAGCAGCATCAACGACACACTTCAACCGGGATTCAAAGTGTGGCTGGTAGAGCGAAAGCCGGGAGGTGGACTCCGAAGCACCACGGCCTACGGGCGGATTGATTCGCAAGGTCGGTGGGCCGTTCCGCCCGTGACCTGTGATGGCTTGGACCCGAGATACGTCGATTCCCCCTTCGCCATTTCCTACCTGTCGCCAGACGGAGGCGAACAAATGGCCTCCGATTTGCATATTGACAAGGTATATGCACAGCCTGGGCTGCGCAATGCACAAGGCCAGTGGCTTCCCCCCGTACCGCCGCTCGATATCACTACTGCGCAGTGGATGGCCTACAGGAAGCAGATTGTGACGCCTGGCTCCTCTGGCACAGGACTGATCGATGCGCGAGGGAGGATGGTGATCCCGTTCATCTTCGGCAACCTGCCCGATGCAACCGCCCAGAAGCGCATCCAGCTGTGTACCTCTGGCGGATGGGATTCTCAGCGCCACACCGACACCTCACGTGTGTGCCGCTGGCAACGGTTGCACGGCAGCCATGGAGGAGCCGCCCTGCGCCCGGTGAAGGATGTGAACACGAATCGGTGGGGATACCAGGACGCCCAGGGCCAATGGGTGATTGCGCCGCAATTTCATGAGGCGCGCCAGTTCCGCCACGGTTACGCCATTGTCGCAGGCGCATTCCCGGAGGATTGGCGCCCTCCCGGGTGGCAGGACGATTGGCCCATGATCCGGAAATTCCATCGCGTGGGTCGCTATTGGGCGGCCGAAGCTCTGGTACGCAACGCATCTACTGATGGACAGTGGGCCATACGCTTCGGACTGATGAACGATGCAGGGCAGTGGCTAGTCCCTGCACCGCAGCCCACGCTGCACATCACCGTGATATTTCCCCCCGGTGGCCGCAGCGACCACTATGCCCAGATGCTGGCCAAGCACTTGCCCAATCTGCTGGGGCGCAATGTGCAGGTCGATCACAAGCCGCCCGCCACTTTGGCCGACTATCGCCTGTTGACGATGGAAGGCGGTAACGCCAAAGTCTGGCTCGGCGCCATGATGCTGCCGCGCGGGGGTATCAAGGGCCTGCACCAAGGCCCGTCGATCGATACGCTGCTGCAATCCCTTCACCCCGTCACGCTGCTGGCGTCGGAGCCACTGGTTCTGGTCATCGACAGCGAGAAGGCCGACACGCTGGGCATTCACAGCACGGATGACCTGCTGGCCTACGCGCGCGCCCACCCTGGCAGCCTGCGCATCGCCACTGGTGACGATGGCTGGATCGGACACCTCGCCTTCGGCCTGCTCCGCTCGATGAGCGGCGTTGACATGCAACGCGTGGTCTACAAGCGCATGTACCCCGACTCGGATGTGATTACCAAGGAACATGCGGTGGAGTTGCTGTTTGCACCCGCCAACGGCGTGAAAGTAGCCATCGAACGCGGCCAGTTGCGGGTGCTGGGCACCACCGCCAACCCGGCGCATCCCCAAAGCTACCGGGGAGTGCAGTGGCCAACGCTGGCTTCAAATGCATCCTTGGCTGGCTACACGGTATACGACCACTTCAGCCTTTGGGCACCTGCGGATTCGGATTCCGCATCCAACCGCATCTTGCAGGAAGCGGTGGCACAGGTGCTTGCCAAGCCCGAGGTGCGCGACTATCTGCGAGACATTCAGGCCGTCGGTGGAGGCGGCCCACCCGAGGCCTTGCTGGAGCTGGAACACCAGGAGTACGAACACTGGATGCGCGCGCTCTCATCATCGACGCGTTGA
- a CDS encoding phytanoyl-CoA dioxygenase family protein, with amino-acid sequence MTAARHSPLSTSEQEQLHSNGFALLSQAVPQDWLPDLCASFDSNIAESALWPVPRASSWNHAMVDLLPQVQAVCRLPALLAVVGALIGERFFLAQVEGREPRQGGGHQQLHRDLSSQRPGDNISVLIFLDDYGPHNGATRIVPGSHRARPQEAPFDFLDESRSLQLSGHAGDILVFDADLVHGACINPSGARRRSFLVSYFAEPLYASHLKTARLRNVRMDTSECFEPGAAGA; translated from the coding sequence ATGACCGCTGCCCGCCATTCACCGCTTTCCACTAGTGAGCAAGAGCAACTCCACAGCAACGGCTTTGCCCTGCTGAGCCAGGCAGTCCCCCAGGACTGGCTGCCGGATCTGTGCGCCAGCTTCGACAGTAACATTGCCGAGTCTGCGCTGTGGCCGGTGCCCCGCGCATCGAGCTGGAACCACGCCATGGTCGACCTCCTGCCACAGGTGCAAGCAGTGTGCCGGTTGCCCGCCCTGCTGGCAGTGGTGGGGGCCTTGATTGGCGAGCGCTTTTTCCTGGCCCAGGTCGAGGGGCGAGAACCACGCCAGGGCGGAGGCCACCAGCAACTGCACCGCGATCTGTCCTCGCAGCGGCCGGGCGACAACATCAGCGTGCTCATTTTTCTCGACGACTATGGGCCGCACAATGGAGCCACGCGCATCGTGCCGGGCAGCCACCGGGCACGGCCTCAGGAAGCGCCATTCGACTTTCTCGATGAATCGCGCTCATTGCAGCTGAGCGGCCACGCAGGCGATATTCTGGTATTCGACGCCGATCTGGTGCATGGCGCCTGCATCAATCCATCGGGCGCGCGGCGCCGTTCCTTCCTTGTCAGCTACTTTGCCGAGCCGCTGTATGCCTCTCACCTCAAGACCGCCAGGCTGCGCAACGTACGCATGGATACCAGTGAGTGTTTTGAACCGGGTGCTGCAGGGGCCTGA
- a CDS encoding GNAT family N-acetyltransferase, with amino-acid sequence MNLLIRPERPTDPAAIESVTVAAFLHAPHTDHNEQCIVAALRAAQALSISLVAEVDAAVVGHVAVSPVSIAGDSVGWFGLGPVSVVPALQGKGIGSKLVRQALGMLKEQGASGCVVLGDPLYYTRFGFRNEAGLVLPGVPPEYFMAISFGPTVPAGVVSYHSAFTATH; translated from the coding sequence ATGAACCTGCTGATTCGACCTGAAAGGCCCACAGACCCAGCGGCCATTGAGTCCGTTACCGTGGCCGCATTTCTTCATGCGCCCCATACCGACCACAACGAACAGTGCATTGTTGCGGCCCTTCGAGCTGCACAGGCACTTAGCATCTCTCTTGTTGCTGAGGTGGATGCAGCCGTGGTCGGGCATGTCGCTGTTTCACCAGTTTCCATTGCCGGTGATTCGGTGGGCTGGTTCGGCCTGGGGCCGGTATCGGTCGTTCCTGCCCTGCAAGGCAAAGGCATCGGGTCGAAGCTGGTACGCCAGGCGCTGGGCATGCTCAAGGAGCAAGGGGCATCGGGCTGCGTGGTGCTGGGAGACCCCTTGTACTACACGCGATTCGGCTTCAGAAATGAGGCGGGTCTGGTCTTGCCGGGCGTCCCGCCTGAATACTTCATGGCAATATCGTTTGGGCCGACAGTGCCTGCCGGAGTCGTTTCCTACCATTCTGCATTTACGGCAACGCATTGA
- a CDS encoding TRAP transporter substrate-binding protein translates to MDRRSLIKNAGIAGVLAAGVAPAVHAQAAVRWRLASSFPKSLDTIFGSAEKLSQTVKALSGGKFEISVHPAGELMPAFGVVDALQSDTIDMAETAAYYFTGKDPIFAFSCAVPFGLTTLQMNAWKDHGNGRKLLDAFFEKYNFKTASAGNTTTQMGGWYRKEIKTVADLKGLKMRLGGGVFGEAMAKLGVVAQNMPAGDVYQALEKGTLDAVEFVGPYDDEKLGFNKVAPFYYYPGWWEGSADLEFFINIKKYNALSPENKAILDAATRVAAADMTSKYQVLNPIALKKLVANKTQLKPFPKELMDAGFKASMEVFAEHEAKSPEFKKIHQDMRAFQRDQILWNRFSEYPFNQYMASVKI, encoded by the coding sequence ATGGATCGTCGTTCCCTTATCAAGAATGCTGGCATCGCTGGCGTGTTGGCCGCTGGTGTGGCCCCCGCTGTGCATGCCCAGGCGGCGGTGCGCTGGCGTCTGGCTTCCAGCTTCCCCAAGTCGCTGGATACCATTTTCGGTAGCGCCGAGAAGCTGTCGCAGACCGTCAAGGCGCTGTCGGGCGGCAAGTTTGAAATCTCCGTTCACCCCGCTGGCGAGTTGATGCCTGCTTTCGGTGTGGTCGACGCACTGCAGTCCGACACCATCGACATGGCAGAAACCGCTGCCTACTACTTCACCGGCAAGGATCCGATCTTCGCCTTCAGCTGTGCCGTGCCCTTTGGCCTGACCACCTTGCAGATGAATGCCTGGAAGGACCATGGCAATGGCCGCAAGCTGCTCGATGCCTTCTTCGAGAAATACAACTTCAAGACGGCATCCGCTGGCAACACCACCACCCAGATGGGCGGCTGGTACCGCAAGGAAATCAAGACCGTTGCCGACCTCAAGGGCCTCAAGATGCGTCTGGGTGGCGGCGTGTTCGGTGAAGCCATGGCCAAGCTGGGCGTGGTGGCGCAAAACATGCCTGCAGGCGATGTGTACCAGGCTCTGGAAAAGGGCACCCTGGATGCCGTGGAGTTCGTCGGCCCCTACGACGATGAAAAGCTGGGCTTCAACAAAGTGGCTCCGTTCTACTACTACCCCGGCTGGTGGGAAGGCTCCGCAGACCTGGAATTCTTCATCAACATCAAGAAGTACAACGCGCTGTCGCCCGAGAACAAGGCGATCCTCGATGCAGCTACCCGTGTGGCAGCTGCCGACATGACCAGCAAGTACCAGGTCCTCAACCCCATCGCGCTCAAGAAGCTGGTGGCCAACAAGACCCAGCTCAAGCCTTTCCCCAAGGAGCTGATGGACGCAGGCTTCAAGGCTTCGATGGAAGTGTTTGCCGAGCACGAAGCCAAGTCGCCCGAGTTCAAGAAGATCCACCAGGACATGCGTGCCTTCCAGCGCGACCAGATCCTGTGGAACCGTTTCTCCGAGTACCCATTCAACCAGTACATGGCGTCGGTCAAGATCTAA
- a CDS encoding P-loop NTPase family protein, with translation MRYLVVGTSGAGKSTLAMKLAAQTRSPFIELDSLYWGPGWQPVPLDQFRRSVTEATQGACWVADGNYSAVRDVLWSRATHVVWLNYGRFTVFSRLLWRTLGRGLTRKQLSHGNRESLRMAFFSKDSILLWALSTYEKNQSKFAALRDHGEFSHLQWIEITEPSQAPQFLDKVTASPRG, from the coding sequence ATGCGCTATCTAGTAGTCGGCACCAGCGGGGCAGGCAAATCCACCTTGGCGATGAAACTGGCAGCCCAAACGCGGTCTCCTTTCATCGAGTTGGATTCGCTGTACTGGGGGCCAGGCTGGCAACCCGTGCCCCTGGATCAATTCAGGCGTTCGGTCACTGAAGCGACTCAAGGCGCATGCTGGGTCGCAGATGGGAATTACAGCGCTGTTCGGGACGTGCTCTGGTCACGCGCAACACATGTGGTCTGGCTCAACTACGGACGCTTCACGGTTTTCTCCCGCCTGCTCTGGCGCACCCTCGGCCGTGGTCTCACTCGCAAGCAGCTGTCACACGGAAACCGGGAATCGCTGCGCATGGCATTCTTTTCCAAAGACTCGATTCTTCTCTGGGCTCTGTCCACCTACGAGAAAAACCAGTCGAAATTCGCTGCTTTGCGCGACCACGGCGAATTCTCCCATCTCCAGTGGATAGAAATCACCGAGCCGTCACAGGCCCCGCAGTTTCTCGACAAAGTCACCGCTTCGCCGCGGGGCTGA
- a CDS encoding TRAP transporter small permease subunit: MQALLALSRAIDRLNAFVGKYSIWLIFAATFISAANAIVRKAFDTSSNAFLEVQWYLFAWSFLIAAGYTLLHREHVRIDVVNSRLSKKAQVWIDIIGFAFFLTPLCVTILWLSMPVVIQMYQSGEISGNPGGLIRWPVWAAIPVGITLLLLQGISELIKRVAFLTGDGPDPMGKLSDKSAEEELAEALRAEAERKQAEALAAQASTHKA, encoded by the coding sequence ATGCAGGCTTTACTTGCCCTATCCAGGGCTATCGACAGGCTGAACGCCTTTGTCGGCAAATATTCCATCTGGCTGATTTTTGCCGCCACCTTCATCAGCGCCGCCAACGCCATTGTTCGAAAGGCATTCGACACCAGCTCGAATGCCTTTTTGGAAGTGCAATGGTATTTGTTTGCCTGGTCTTTTCTGATCGCGGCCGGTTACACCCTGCTGCACCGCGAACACGTGCGCATCGATGTGGTCAACTCGCGCCTGTCCAAGAAGGCCCAGGTATGGATCGACATCATCGGCTTCGCCTTCTTCCTGACCCCGCTGTGCGTCACGATCCTGTGGCTGTCCATGCCCGTCGTGATCCAGATGTACCAGTCAGGCGAGATCTCGGGTAACCCAGGCGGTCTGATCCGCTGGCCGGTCTGGGCCGCAATCCCTGTAGGCATCACCCTGCTGCTGCTGCAGGGCATCTCGGAGCTGATCAAGCGCGTTGCCTTCCTGACAGGCGACGGCCCCGATCCGATGGGCAAGCTCAGCGACAAGAGCGCCGAAGAAGAACTGGCCGAAGCATTGCGTGCCGAAGCCGAGCGCAAGCAGGCCGAGGCCCTGGCAGCGCAAGCCAGCACCCACAAAGCCTGA
- a CDS encoding pyridoxine 5'-phosphate oxidase C-terminal domain-containing protein: MEMENAAFLTCIMSLCSFDNECQFVKSVAPQQVTRLPPVGARTFLGNHPKHTEPGWRLFAVMRTMPEFWQGTTDRSHQRLRYANTEKEGNWQKQVLWP, from the coding sequence ATGGAGATGGAAAACGCGGCTTTCTTGACCTGCATCATGAGCCTTTGCTCATTCGACAATGAATGCCAATTCGTCAAGAGTGTCGCTCCGCAGCAGGTCACGCGCCTGCCGCCAGTTGGAGCCCGGACATTTCTCGGCAACCATCCCAAGCATACCGAGCCGGGATGGCGTCTGTTCGCCGTCATGCGCACCATGCCGGAGTTCTGGCAGGGCACCACGGACAGATCGCATCAACGGCTTCGCTATGCCAATACGGAAAAGGAAGGCAACTGGCAAAAGCAGGTGCTGTGGCCCTGA
- a CDS encoding OmpA family protein, whose product MSSSQNNDSDERFALGLVFALITLVVLSVLWFGAYKGIHGAKAAKGGVVAAKLQPGASGAVLGGTASAGSAAATGAGDAAAQAGAAAGASASAASGAAAQAGAAADDAARVLIENGIVKFYFATAKADLAPGANEALVDVVAGVKAGQRAVISGYTDSTGDAEKNAELAKQRAFAVRDALVALGVAEDKLDLKKPEAVENAGNNAEARRVEVVLAK is encoded by the coding sequence GTGAGTTCCTCGCAAAACAATGACAGTGATGAGCGCTTTGCCCTGGGCCTGGTTTTCGCCCTGATCACCCTGGTGGTGTTGAGTGTGTTGTGGTTTGGTGCATACAAGGGCATTCATGGTGCCAAGGCGGCCAAGGGTGGCGTGGTCGCCGCCAAGCTGCAACCGGGCGCTTCGGGCGCCGTGCTGGGCGGCACTGCTTCAGCAGGATCTGCAGCAGCCACTGGCGCGGGTGACGCTGCTGCTCAGGCGGGTGCTGCTGCCGGTGCCTCGGCATCTGCGGCCAGCGGCGCTGCGGCCCAGGCCGGTGCTGCTGCAGACGACGCAGCCCGCGTGCTGATCGAAAACGGCATCGTCAAGTTCTACTTTGCCACCGCCAAGGCCGATCTGGCTCCTGGCGCCAACGAGGCGCTGGTGGATGTGGTCGCTGGCGTGAAGGCGGGCCAACGCGCTGTGATCTCGGGCTATACCGATTCCACGGGCGACGCTGAAAAGAACGCCGAATTGGCCAAGCAGCGCGCCTTTGCCGTGCGCGATGCGCTGGTGGCCCTGGGCGTGGCGGAAGACAAGCTGGACCTGAAGAAGCCCGAAGCGGTGGAAAACGCGGGCAACAACGCCGAAGCACGCCGTGTGGAAGTGGTGCTCGCCAAATAA
- the dxs gene encoding 1-deoxy-D-xylulose-5-phosphate synthase, which yields MPTKNFPLLATINDPADLRKLSRAELKTLARELREFVLESVSQTGGHLSSNLGTVELTIALHAVYDTPHDRFVWDVGHQTYPHKILTGRRDRMTGLRQLGGISGFPLRTESEYDAFGTAHSSTSISAALGMAEASKLKGESRQAVAIIGDGAMTAGMAFEALNNAGVSDANLLVILNDNDMSISPPVGALNRYLAQLMSGQFYAKARGVGKSVLKQVPPLLELAKRLEQQAKGMVVPATLFENFGFNYIGPIDGHDLDSLIPTLENIRQLKGPQFLHVVTKKGQGYKLAEADPVAYHGPGKFDPAIGLVKPATPPKQTFTQVFGSWLCDMAAHDERLVAITPAMREGSGMVEYHKRFPKRYFDVGIAEQHSVTFAGGLACEGLKPVVAIYSTFLQRAYDQLIHDVALQNLPVVFALDRAGLVGADGATHAGNYDIAFTRCIPNMSVACPADERECRQLLSTAYAQNHPVTVRYPRGAGVGVVPLESLEGLPFGKGEIRRQAQPAVAGAPRIAILSFGSLLYPALQAAEQINATVANMRWAKPLDTELLQQIAQTHDALVTVEDGCVMGGAGSAVLEALQALHLEVPVLQLGLKDEFIEHGDPAKLMALQGLDAAGIQKSITERFGPRTVAAASAAA from the coding sequence ATGCCCACGAAGAACTTTCCATTGCTCGCCACCATCAACGATCCGGCCGATCTGCGCAAGCTGTCGCGCGCCGAGCTCAAGACCCTGGCGCGCGAACTGCGGGAGTTCGTTCTGGAGAGCGTGTCGCAGACCGGCGGACACCTGAGTTCCAACCTGGGAACGGTCGAGTTGACCATTGCCTTGCACGCGGTCTACGACACGCCCCATGACCGCTTCGTGTGGGACGTGGGCCACCAGACCTATCCACACAAGATTCTGACCGGCCGCCGCGACCGCATGACCGGCTTGCGCCAGTTGGGCGGGATTTCGGGCTTTCCGCTGCGTACCGAGAGCGAATACGACGCATTCGGTACCGCGCATTCGTCCACCAGCATATCGGCAGCCCTGGGCATGGCCGAAGCCTCCAAGCTCAAGGGCGAAAGCCGCCAGGCAGTGGCCATCATCGGCGATGGCGCGATGACGGCCGGCATGGCGTTTGAAGCCTTGAACAATGCCGGTGTCAGCGATGCGAACCTGCTCGTCATCCTGAACGACAACGACATGAGCATCAGCCCGCCGGTGGGCGCACTCAACCGCTATCTGGCGCAGTTGATGAGCGGCCAGTTCTACGCCAAGGCGCGTGGCGTGGGCAAGAGCGTGCTCAAGCAGGTGCCGCCGTTGCTGGAGCTTGCCAAACGACTGGAGCAGCAGGCCAAGGGCATGGTGGTGCCTGCCACGCTGTTCGAGAATTTCGGCTTCAACTACATCGGCCCCATCGATGGGCATGATCTCGATTCGCTCATTCCCACGCTGGAGAACATCCGCCAGCTCAAGGGGCCGCAGTTTCTGCACGTCGTCACCAAGAAAGGCCAGGGCTACAAACTGGCCGAGGCCGACCCGGTGGCCTACCATGGCCCGGGCAAGTTCGACCCGGCCATTGGTCTCGTCAAACCTGCCACGCCGCCCAAGCAGACCTTCACCCAGGTATTTGGCAGCTGGCTGTGCGACATGGCCGCCCATGATGAGCGACTGGTGGCCATTACGCCAGCCATGCGCGAAGGCTCGGGCATGGTCGAATACCACAAACGCTTTCCCAAGCGCTACTTCGATGTGGGCATTGCGGAGCAGCATTCGGTCACGTTTGCCGGGGGCCTGGCCTGCGAAGGACTCAAGCCGGTGGTCGCCATCTATTCGACCTTTCTGCAGCGCGCGTACGACCAGCTGATCCACGACGTGGCCCTGCAGAACCTGCCCGTGGTGTTTGCGCTGGACCGCGCGGGCCTTGTCGGTGCCGATGGCGCCACGCATGCGGGTAATTACGACATTGCATTCACCCGCTGCATTCCCAACATGAGTGTGGCCTGCCCGGCTGATGAGCGCGAATGCCGCCAACTGCTGAGCACCGCCTATGCGCAGAACCACCCCGTGACCGTGCGCTACCCCCGTGGCGCAGGCGTTGGCGTGGTACCGCTGGAGTCGCTGGAGGGCCTGCCCTTTGGCAAGGGTGAAATCCGCCGCCAGGCCCAGCCTGCGGTGGCGGGGGCGCCACGCATTGCCATCCTGTCGTTTGGCAGCTTGCTGTATCCGGCCTTGCAGGCCGCAGAGCAGATTAATGCCACGGTTGCCAACATGCGCTGGGCCAAGCCGCTGGATACCGAACTGCTGCAGCAGATCGCACAGACCCACGATGCCCTGGTGACCGTGGAAGACGGTTGTGTGATGGGCGGTGCAGGCAGCGCCGTGCTCGAAGCACTGCAGGCCTTGCACCTGGAGGTGCCGGTGCTGCAACTGGGCTTGAAGGACGAATTCATCGAACACGGCGACCCTGCCAAACTGATGGCGTTGCAAGGGCTGGATGCGGCAGGAATCCAGAAATCGATCACCGAGCGCTTTGGCCCGCGCACCGTTGCAGCTGCCAGTGCGGCAGCCTGA